The genome window AGTCCCGAAGGTCACGatgccttcctcctccagttcGAACAGGTCAACCGCTACATCCTCGAGTTCTTCCGCGAAGTGCTGCCGGATATCATGTCCAAGGCACCCGCCGAAGGAGTCGAGGCTGTGGACGGAGTCAACAAGCTAACCAAGAGCAGTACCTTCGGCGAAGCGGAAGTGGAAGATATCACCGCGTGGTAAACTGACCCCCAGAGTCCTATTAGATGTGGCGCATTAGTTGCAGCCTTTTATACTGCCTGATGTACCGCGTGGGCATGCCCCGGCCTTTCTCTCGGCCAGAGAGGACGCGCCGGCGGCTTCGGACCCCGCCAGGCTCAGGCGCCTTGGGGAAGTAGCGGTGCGGTCTTgtgatttattattcttagcCAGTCAGAGAGATGAGCATCCAACTGCCTCTCTCGTTTCCTCTACACAGGTAAGGCTGTAAAAGAAGCATCCAACTGCTCTCCATCAGATAAGCCCTCACCGAGTGTTCTTTGCACACGCCAAGACACCGAGGGTGGTGGGCGACCTTCATAAGAAAAGTGTTCGATCGTACATAGATTTGTTATGGTAAATAGAATTTTGTTCTTCATTTCTTCTATTGTCATAGCACTGGCCAAAAGTTACATACAGTGCCTAGCGGTGTGGCCTTGTAATAAAGGTCTCGTATTCAAAACACTGATGACTTTGCAAACACAACTCTGAATTCGAACCACATGACACCGCCATCACACTATCCTCGCAAAGATCCGCCTCTTCTATCCGGTTCGATTCGCAACCCGCCCAGCAACCCATTGTTACACCAGgaaccaacaccaacaccaacaccaatacCAGCTGCAGCTTTGCTCCGCATATGATACCCGCCGTCGGGCCTCACCCTGAATGCCCTCCTGAGGTCATTGCGGAGAACCACCAGACAGAGAATATGACGTGGTCGGCGCAGCAAAAGCGCCATGAATTTGGATATGCTTTCGGGAATTAATTTTACAAGGCAGAAAGAGCTGGGCCGCTTGCAGGAATTGAAGCGAAATGCGGAGTGCAGATGGGGAAAGTTCTGCGTGCAAAACTCTGAAGCCGGTTATTAGACTAGGTTTGAAGTTCGACGGGTAGACGCGGGTTGGAGATGTGATGTATCATTTTGACCTGCGCTTTGGCACTgctgtgcgtgtgtgtgtattATACAGTACGGGGTCGGCATGCAGGATATcgtaattttttttttgaagCTTTACTGTTATTCTTCCAACGGGTTTGCTACAGTAAGATAGTTCTATTCTATATCAGAATTTAGTAAATTTGTTCGAATAGCACCAACCTTTGCATTCCCACTCATAAGGTATCGAAGTAATCTTGAGAGGGCATGCATGGCTTCAAGCCAGTCGTTCCTCAGAGATAGATTATAACCTCTCGAGAATCTCAAGTGGAACGTCTCGTTCTCCGAACAACCTTTTGAATGTACCTGCTCCATCTGAGTGGTCGTGAACAGCCCACGTGAAATATAGATACTAGACCCATACTAGAGACCTAGAGTGAATActtcttggtcttggtggtcTATGCTGACATTTGCAGCAAGCTGTCCCAGCATGATACTCAGGCTTTCGGCCAGAAAGTCATGGGAGGACTGCCCTTCAAGCCACTTCATAGATGTTAGGATTGTGGCCATCAAGAGGCGAGGAATATACATATGGGGGGGGGAAGCTGCCAGGGGATGAATACACCAACATAAGAGACTATCGGTACAGACAGTCCTTGTGACTTGAGTACAACTGCACCCTCGGGTCTCGAAGCATATCTTTTACCGCCAATCACATACCTTTTCTTGAGACCGGATAAAGGAAAGCTAGTTCAAGGCACTTAGAAGAAAGTCGAAAGACACAAACACAGGGAAAAAAGCTTACTAAAGTTCAGGGCGATTTTCCGGAAGGTCTTCGAGATTATCATAAATAGCCTGCATCAAAACCTTCAACATCATACCCTGGGATTGTAGAAACTGCGGTGCTCTTCCGAGTGTTTCCCAGTTCTGCCTCGGCAGTGTGATTTTCTCGTCCGGTTTCAAAAATAATGGAATCTGCACTGGGTCGAGTTCGTTCAATTCCGCACGGTAACAGGAAAAGTGATAGAAAAAGTCCCTGTACTTCGACTCTTCTTTCGGCCAAAAGCGAGTGCAGTTCGCTTTTGCAGTATCATGATGCTTGAATACCCAAGGAATTAGCCTTTCCTCGTCGCTTCTATCTGTAATCAGTCATTAGTACTTTAATGAAGCATCGGGTAGAGCTATATACATTGGCATTTGACATCTGCGTCGGTAGGGTGATATCAGTCCATCAATATCAGTAACTTCCGAGTATATTGTTGCAGACATTTTGGTAACGAATTCGAGGCTAGATGCCAGGCATGACAGTCAAGGCTAAAAAGTGTCAGTGAAGACAGATAGACGCATGATTTACCTCACATATGTAAGTGCCTGGTTGAttacaagtagtagtagtaacttagTGATCAAGTTATGTGATGTCACATGATCGCTATGTCTTGATTTGTCAAGGCAACCCGCGACCGTCATTCTatagcaacagcaacagcgaaTCGATCATTGGAATGAAATTTTAGAGTATCATGTGGAAGGGCTTATACAGTGTCAGAAACAATGACTATCTCCTGACTCCGCCGCGTGAGCTCTTGCAAGCATTGATGTAAACGCTGCTGACATTGACAAGAGAACTAACTACGCTGGCCTGATATGAAAACCAACTCAAGGCCTCTTGAAGGTGACACCGTCGCGAACACGCCATGAAATTGAACACATCAACGACCCAAATTTGCTGCCTTTGCAATGTCACCCTGAGTTACTTTGTATCATACTTTGGGTCAACATTGTGGAGATGTCATAGAGCTTCTGGGGCTTGGGTTACGAATGAGTCAATATGGAAATCCTTGAGTTCGGGATACTGATTTCGTCTCATGCTATGGTATCGATCATATTCAGGGTCCGACAGCGTCTCCGCATGGCTGCCGTATGACGGTGGTGGTAACTTAAGTACAGAACAGGGCGTTTCGATCGACTCTTCCCAGCAGGAAAGGCAGCGGAGAACTGCCTATCAGAAGTTGCTGCAGTCCCGCTAGGATTGCCCTATGTGATGGATCTCATTCTTGCTACCCGATCGGTCATTCCACGAAAACCTCGTACAGCCCCTTGATTCatcccttctttccactcCAACGGCCCCTTGCGAAACCGTTGGACAAGGGAAGTCTTCCGTTTGGTGCAACAGCCATGCTGTCACACTCAGTTGATTCGTGTGAGACTCTATACCCTCGCATTGGGAGATGACTTGGTTCGTTTAGACCTCGAGTCTGATGGGGGTAACAACCCACAGCTTCTCTGGATGCTCTGATCAGCACTGGCTACCATTAGAAATGGAAAAGTGcggacatcatcatctcagACGCATCGACAACTGCATGGCCTGCTTTGCTACCCCTCCTTGGCCGGTTTCACCCCTAGCGAATGGCAGCCGGACTGGCTGCATCATCGACAATAGTGCACTGCAAGATTAAGTCCGAGGCCACTACGAGGCAATCAGACGGCGATGTTTTCAGGCCTGCAGTAGCCCCGTGATGCCGTGTGACAGAGGCTTGCTTTCTGCAGggcctcctcttttcctacctgctttctcttccctggCTGACGGCCTCATCGCACCAACCACGCTCGTTCCTTTTGTTCTCTGGTTTTCTCGTCCATGATATTTCATTCTTTGGTCCCTCGTTGAGACAGCCGGTGTCCCCAGCGCCGCGGTTGCATTATAATTACTCCTTGCGATTGAATATTGGAGGTTGTGTACATAGCAGATGGACTGGTCCATTGCTCCTGAGTCACCTTGTTACCTCTCGTCTCTCATAATTTCCGGTggcttttcttcccctgaCCTTCAAATCGGTCCTCACCCCTCCTTTCCTTGATCTCGACAGCATTCCTCGAATCGCTCCCCACATTCCATCCCAGAAGTTCCTGGAGAGCACCTGCCTCTTCGAGCTATTCTTTGGCTGAGGAATTGATCTGGGCTGATCTTGAGTATCGCCGATTTTGGTCCGTTTCCTTGGGACTGGTAGCCCAGCGACCGGAtttgtttcctttgtttcgCTACTCTCCATATCACGAGTCGATTGTCGACGCACCATTGCGTTCTCCTACATTGGCTGGCGTCGCCACAGTCTTCCCTGCAGTCTATCCAGCTGATCCCTTTCCGGACCGAACGCCTCTTGTTTCGTCATATTTGCAAACATCAGCCACGATGGAGTTCAGCACGAAGCGACGcacctccttttcttttctgttcgGGTCACAGGTGTGTATTACCTCAGATTGCCTCACGGTCGCCGCCTAATGTGAAGCTAGAAACCAACTTTGATAACCCAGCAAAACCAACTTACGCTGAACCAGCTTTCCCATAACCAACCCACCGGTTACTCGGAATTTGTTGATAGCCCTGGCACCTATCAGCCTTCCTCGCCGTTAATCGACCGACCGAACATCCCTACCGACCTAGAAGCGCAGATTAGAAATGCCTGTTCATTACTCGTACACAGGATCGAGAAAGGCCAGCCGTCGGGGCCTAGCAAGCGCTCTCGCGCGGTCACAACCAATACGACGATGCACGAACCGTCCACAGCGCCTCAGATTGACTCCATGTATGTGTCTCCCAAAGTGGGAGCCGATGTGGCAGCCCTGAAGGACAAGTACGATTCCGGGGTCGCCTTGACCCAGCAGTCAAGTATGCAAGCCATGAGGGTTCTCCGTTCGCAGACCAGCCAACACCTCAAGTGCGATAGTCTCGAATCGGGACGAGCGACATCTTCCCACTCAGCACTCGCTAGCGATGGGACGCAGTCCTCGAGTGCCCCGCCTAGCCGAGCAGGCTATGGTAGCCAGGCAATGGGCTCAGGAAAGGAGAGTAGGGATAGGAGTCAGAGTGTCAAGGCCTTCCTCGACGGCTCTGAGTCCGGACCTCATCCGAATGAGGAGGGCAACCATGTGGACGCGGTTAGCGAAGATGACGTTGAAGTCTTTTTGGACCCCGAGACTACACTCATGTCCACCGGGGTTCCTAGCTTCCATTCACCCCATTCAGTCCCGAGCAATATTACACCAGGTCTCGGAAAGCCTGTGGAACCCTCATCGAACAGCCACGGTGATGTCGCTGATTCGGAAGccccaaccatccatcctccagaGTACACCGATCCGCTGGACCTGGGCTCTTCCACTGTTgaagcaaacaaacaacaccccgggatcatcatcgacagcaGCGGCCTAGCGCACGTCCTCTCCGCTGCAGAAGAAAGCGAACGCGACATGAATATCCAGCAGGCGGTGATGGCTAAGATGAGAACGGGCACCATTGCTAATGCCAGCACGCCACACCTTCCAGTCTACACCGAGTCGACGGACAACGTTTCCAATCTCCGCCCCGGGTCTAACGCCTCGAGACTGAAAACCTCCTGGTCGACAATGAGCAAGGCAACGAGCCGGAAGCTCAGATCTCGAGGAACTGAGGACGTGCCCACCAATGAGAAAACAGTCTTCCGCAGACTGAAGAACCTGTTCTCGAAGCGCAAACCCGTGAACGTTGTCCCGCCGGTAGGCACCTATTGATGATATAGATAGGACAGATACTTCTTGGCCCTGGATGGCTTTATTTACACATAATTGTTACGACTTTCGGTGACAATACGACATTGACCCTTTAAAAATTACTATCTTGTTTCAAGATTAAGAGAGAGATCCGGTGTTGCTGTGTAGCATCGCTCACCCTCACATTCCTGACATATATCTACAAACTTCTCATACTTATCCATATCAGACCTGTCTGTTCTTTCAGTCAGCGCCTTAGCATTCGGTTTCGGTGACATGTATGTAGACCATGCAATTAATTAGCCTTATGCATAATAGCCATACATCACCTGTCAATCAATTATATGCAGCCTTATTCCTATAGGAATACTGTTACTAATGAATTGGATGCTCCAAACAAGCTAGGAAGTTGACATATGAtgtatcttctttttcaaaaGTACGAAGTAACTATATATGATCCACCCGAGCCGGAAGATATGTAGATATAATTGTAAATAATTGATGATATTGGAAAAAAACATACATGAGACTCAATTCTTACCCAAGTCAACGAGAGTATTTTCTTCTCATAAATGCATAACATGACTAGTAAGACATCCATTCCACAGGGCTGAGATCTTATGCACAGTGCTTTCAcgtcaatatatattaggtAAGTAGGCCTACCATCTAGTACTGTACTACATGGTAACCCAGCAGGTATTGGTATCACATCTTTATGATCATATCAACATGGAAATCACTCATACATCCCTCCCCATGATTGAACGTACAGTAAACATCCCGTCAAACGAGCAAACCACGAGTGTCAGCTTGTGAGCTTGTGGGCTTGTAGTGTATTTTTCTCACGGGCGACTTCACGGTTCAGAGAAGCAATATCATATATTTATCACATATGTATGGAATTCatactcttcttccctctgtCCGTAGTCATTGGCCAGGACTCGGTCTTCAGGGATTCGCCTTTGCGCATGGTTGTTACTGCAAATACTTGCCATGGCTTTGATATTAGCGGGTCCGACAAGGATCATAGTTCTTCAATTGATGCGGTGAGTTCCATGCGGCTCTCAAGATCTAGGCGAAAGGGCCACGGGGAGCCTTTTCGCAGGCTATCTAACCTGACGGATCATGTATGTGGCCTCGGGTCCAAGGAGGTACTTTGGTCTTTGTATTTTCGTAAATTCTGTGGGGATGAAGTTGATGTTCGCAAAAGTAGTAAAGCACTACCAGCTTAAAGGCTACCGAAAGCAGAGCGATCAGCAAGAAGTGTCGCATCCAGAGGTTAGAATCTAGAGGATATAATTTTGGGATTGAGGTTGGCGGTTGCGCCTTCAGATTCCTGCCATTGCGCAGTATATTATTCAGTCCTATTGTAATTCACCCGGCCTTTACTAGTGGTTGTGCAGGTGTTCTCTGCGCTCCAGAGAGGATGCATGGACATACAAACGTCAAATTAGTACAGAG of Aspergillus luchuensis IFO 4308 DNA, chromosome 7, nearly complete sequence contains these proteins:
- a CDS encoding uncharacterized protein (COG:S;~EggNog:ENOG410Q2UR), producing the protein MEFSTKRRTSFSFLFGSQKPTLITQQNQLTLNQLSHNQPTGYSEFVDSPGTYQPSSPLIDRPNIPTDLEAQIRNACSLLVHRIEKGQPSGPSKRSRAVTTNTTMHEPSTAPQIDSMYVSPKVGADVAALKDKYDSGVALTQQSSMQAMRVLRSQTSQHLKCDSLESGRATSSHSALASDGTQSSSAPPSRAGYGSQAMGSGKESRDRSQSVKAFLDGSESGPHPNEEGNHVDAVSEDDVEVFLDPETTLMSTGVPSFHSPHSVPSNITPGLGKPVEPSSNSHGDVADSEAPTIHPPEYTDPLDLGSSTVEANKQHPGIIIDSSGLAHVLSAAEESERDMNIQQAVMAKMRTGTIANASTPHLPVYTESTDNVSNLRPGSNASRLKTSWSTMSKATSRKLRSRGTEDVPTNEKTVFRRLKNLFSKRKPVNVVPPVGTY